A part of Chloroflexota bacterium genomic DNA contains:
- a CDS encoding PQQ-dependent sugar dehydrogenase, which produces MPAAEAAEIRPAALGSVDLVPVFPALAFERMVGMQYPAGDPSRLYVVLQEGRIVSVANHANADSHRVFLDITDRVSRAGNEEGLLGLAFDPQFLDSGHFYVYYSAAGPRRSILSRFTAVGGQVDHASELVVLEVGQPYSNHNGGEIAFGPDGYLYVALGDGGRAGDPMGHGQNKATLLGSILRIDVAPLDEQGLYSVPPDNPFAGDPQARGEIWAWGLRNPWRFSFDRLTGDLWTADVGQNLYEEIDLILPGANYGWNLIEGFDCYGASECSRDGLTLPVIEYGREDGCSVTGGYVYRGSRLQSLYGAYVYGDFCSGKIWALRYEAGSVTAHALIADTDLQIASFAEGPDGELYVLSFTGRVYGFSEADSRG; this is translated from the coding sequence TTGCCGGCGGCGGAGGCCGCCGAGATCCGCCCGGCCGCGCTCGGCAGCGTGGACCTGGTGCCCGTTTTTCCGGCCCTTGCTTTCGAGCGCATGGTCGGCATGCAGTATCCGGCCGGCGATCCGAGCCGCCTCTACGTTGTTCTGCAGGAAGGCCGCATCGTCTCGGTCGCCAACCACGCGAACGCCGATTCGCATCGCGTGTTCCTGGACATAACCGACCGGGTCAGCCGGGCCGGCAACGAGGAGGGGCTGCTCGGCCTGGCGTTCGACCCTCAATTCCTCGACAGCGGCCACTTTTACGTGTATTACTCCGCCGCCGGGCCGCGACGCTCGATCCTTTCCCGGTTTACCGCAGTGGGCGGGCAGGTCGACCACGCGAGCGAACTGGTGGTGCTGGAAGTCGGTCAGCCTTATTCGAATCACAACGGCGGTGAAATTGCGTTCGGGCCGGACGGTTACCTCTACGTCGCCCTCGGTGACGGAGGTCGGGCCGGCGATCCGATGGGGCACGGCCAGAACAAGGCGACCCTGCTGGGATCGATCCTGCGCATAGACGTTGCCCCCCTCGACGAGCAAGGCCTGTACTCGGTCCCGCCGGACAACCCCTTCGCCGGCGATCCGCAAGCCCGGGGCGAGATCTGGGCCTGGGGATTGCGCAACCCCTGGCGGTTCTCGTTCGACCGCCTCACCGGCGATCTCTGGACGGCCGACGTCGGCCAGAACCTCTACGAGGAGATCGATCTGATCCTGCCTGGCGCCAACTACGGCTGGAACCTGATAGAAGGATTCGACTGCTACGGGGCAAGCGAATGCAGCCGCGACGGTCTGACGCTGCCGGTGATCGAGTACGGCCGCGAGGACGGCTGTTCGGTTACCGGTGGGTACGTATACCGGGGATCGCGCCTGCAGTCGCTGTACGGTGCCTACGTTTACGGCGATTTCTGTTCGGGCAAGATCTGGGCCCTTCGCTACGAAGCCGGGTCAGTCACCGCGCACGCCCTGATCGCCGACACCGACCTGCAGATCGCCTCCTTCGCCGAAGGCCCCGACGGCGAGCTCTACGTCCTGTCGTTCACCGGGCGCGTGTACGGGTTCTCGGAAGCCGATTCGCGGGGTTGA
- a CDS encoding MFS transporter: protein MVSLQLSSSGFGADHEHLGQGGPANGANVGEFVGQSALSPPAAIAPPSRIIMAANRKVPAPPAISTTTAPDKPEPAVRLSPLFTPAFMYVMFAMVVLRRIYGPLPQFIAADLGTSVALVAQSLTVETIFSVAAALLISPLADSLGRRPVILVAIAVRTLGAGLIWLFPGIPTLFIGAALLGFGNGIVFPQIFSTVGDLFKSQPRDRLIAWLLVISRFAFLAGPLASGFLAEAFHWSAAFAAGSLVSVAALVLAWSVTPRGTTRPGSLPAVITTMAGAYRHLIGDRVTTLTLIANIVFVVGGYGIDVYFGAFVAFSYGLSPDQVGLLLTVGPAVAMISTWISGRIPARRRGWALVGASVIFSPPLAILLNFPVGPGFAIAMSAVWSFGVGLRSASLNATVLDLAPEHRGAITGLMQVSYSAGIMLGSALGGVALALGGYSAMGIFFSCCTLVSALLFAIAWRGIAGRVQELGQ, encoded by the coding sequence ATGGTCTCATTGCAACTTTCTTCGTCGGGCTTTGGCGCTGACCATGAACACCTGGGTCAGGGTGGACCGGCAAACGGCGCCAATGTAGGTGAATTTGTGGGGCAATCGGCATTATCTCCACCCGCCGCCATCGCCCCTCCGAGCCGCATAATCATGGCGGCCAACCGCAAGGTCCCAGCCCCGCCCGCCATCTCGACCACTACCGCGCCCGACAAGCCGGAACCCGCAGTCCGGCTGAGTCCGCTCTTTACCCCCGCATTCATGTACGTGATGTTTGCGATGGTGGTGCTGCGGCGCATTTACGGACCGCTGCCGCAGTTCATCGCCGCGGACTTGGGGACCTCGGTGGCCCTGGTGGCCCAGTCGCTGACGGTGGAAACAATCTTCTCGGTCGCCGCCGCGCTGTTGATCTCGCCGCTGGCCGATTCGCTCGGCCGCCGCCCGGTAATCCTGGTCGCAATCGCCGTGCGCACGCTGGGGGCGGGTCTGATCTGGCTCTTCCCCGGCATTCCGACCCTTTTCATCGGCGCGGCGCTGCTCGGTTTCGGCAACGGGATCGTGTTTCCGCAGATCTTCTCCACCGTCGGCGACCTCTTCAAAAGTCAGCCGCGCGATCGGCTCATCGCCTGGCTGCTGGTAATCTCCCGGTTTGCGTTTCTGGCCGGCCCGCTGGCTTCGGGTTTCCTGGCCGAGGCGTTCCACTGGTCGGCCGCGTTCGCGGCCGGTTCGCTCGTCTCGGTCGCCGCCCTGGTGCTGGCTTGGTCCGTCACTCCGCGGGGGACGACCCGGCCCGGCTCGTTGCCGGCTGTCATCACCACCATGGCCGGTGCCTACCGGCACCTGATCGGCGACCGGGTGACTACCTTGACCCTGATCGCCAACATCGTGTTCGTAGTAGGCGGCTACGGCATCGACGTGTATTTCGGGGCGTTCGTGGCCTTTTCCTACGGACTCTCGCCCGATCAGGTCGGACTGCTGCTCACCGTCGGGCCGGCGGTCGCGATGATCTCGACCTGGATTTCCGGCCGCATCCCGGCCCGGCGCCGCGGTTGGGCATTGGTGGGGGCCAGCGTCATCTTTTCGCCCCCGCTGGCGATCCTGCTCAACTTCCCGGTCGGTCCGGGGTTTGCGATCGCCATGTCGGCGGTGTGGTCGTTCGGGGTAGGTCTGCGCTCGGCGTCGCTCAACGCCACCGTCCTGGATCTGGCCCCGGAACACCGCGGCGCGATCACCGGCCTGATGCAGGTGAGCTATTCGGCCGGGATCATGCTCGGGTCGGCACTAGGCGGAGTGGCGCTGGCGCTGGGCGGCTACTCGGCAATGGGGATCTTTTTCAGCTGCTGTACCCTCGTTAGCGCGCTTTTATTTGCGATCGCCTGGCGCGGCATCGCCGGACGGGTCCAGGAGTTGGGTCAATAA
- a CDS encoding SDR family oxidoreductase, with protein sequence MTDFSGKVAIVTGGALGIGRAGALAFARAGAAVVIADINEPEGRRTLADIEGGGGRGLFVQTDMGHSADCKALVDATVQAFGSVDIVFNNVGIQPPDSYVDAVELDEDLWDRIIAVNLKSRFLMAKFAIPHMRARGGGVIINTASVQGLQSMPGVSAYAASKGGDLSLTRQLAIDFARDNIRVLAICPGTIDTPLVRAATTHVGGDIDLALLDYGEDHPLGRVGQPEEVAAVALFLASEQASFMTGSHVDVDGGILAVGNWAGGAGAQT encoded by the coding sequence ATGACTGATTTTTCGGGCAAGGTCGCGATCGTCACCGGCGGCGCGCTGGGCATCGGCCGGGCCGGCGCCCTGGCCTTTGCGCGCGCCGGAGCGGCGGTCGTGATCGCCGACATAAACGAGCCTGAGGGCAGGCGCACGCTCGCCGACATCGAGGGCGGCGGCGGCCGGGGCCTATTCGTTCAAACCGACATGGGGCACAGCGCCGACTGCAAGGCCTTGGTGGATGCGACCGTGCAAGCGTTCGGGAGCGTCGACATCGTCTTCAACAACGTCGGAATCCAGCCCCCGGATTCCTACGTGGACGCGGTCGAACTGGACGAGGACCTCTGGGACCGGATCATCGCGGTCAACCTCAAGAGCCGCTTCCTGATGGCCAAGTTCGCGATCCCGCACATGCGGGCCCGCGGCGGCGGGGTGATCATCAACACCGCCAGCGTCCAGGGCCTGCAGTCGATGCCCGGGGTTTCGGCTTATGCGGCCAGCAAGGGCGGCGACCTATCGCTCACGCGGCAGCTGGCGATCGATTTCGCCCGCGACAACATCCGCGTATTGGCGATCTGCCCGGGGACCATCGACACCCCGCTGGTTCGCGCCGCCACCACCCACGTCGGCGGCGACATCGATCTGGCGCTCCTCGATTACGGGGAAGACCATCCGCTGGGCAGAGTCGGTCAACCCGAGGAAGTTGCCGCGGTAGCGCTGTTCCTGGCCAGCGAGCAGGCCTCGTTCATGACCGGCAGTCACGTCGATGTCGATGGCGGAATCCTGGCCGTGGGCAACTGGGCCGGCGGCGCCGGGGCACAGACTTAG
- a CDS encoding sodium:proton exchanger, translated as MNHEFIGELAIIGALAVVTTLGLHRIGLPPIAGLLVTGAIAGPHGLGLIGDTNRIEQIAELGVILLLFAIGLEFSLSRLRFIWKAVAVGGSLQVGITTAATLAILMAAGESAERGIVFGLAVALSSTVLVLRVLSGRGELAAPHGRFIVGALIFQDLLVIPLTVLIPVLAGTSSQYFLLDASWAIVRATIVVVATLAVAKYLVPRIFRAVDATRTREVFLLAIVAVALGSAWGMNQLGLSFALGAFLAGMLLADTDYGHRATSDIIPLRDAFASFFFISLGMIFDWRVLVESPVLAILIVTGLVFGKALIASLASLAMRNPAGVAWRSGIHLAQFGEFGYVVLLLGASAGLIESSEVSLIVTTGVLSILLSRLLMHWAGGLHAGEAMLRPLARLLRARGVDEATPRDSTLSDHVVIAGYGVAGRLLAQTLDQAGFPYLVLELDTEKVRAGRARDEPVYYGDITSPEAQAHARIKFARVMVLLIDDPSAIQRAVVAAHAESPQLPILARARNLRERNQLLRLGAGHVVCEELESGAEMAACVLKTLGLEGTSIRTELSRALILTQSENLTDMTGSWIDSADRETR; from the coding sequence TTGAACCACGAATTCATCGGCGAGTTGGCGATCATCGGCGCGTTGGCGGTGGTGACCACGCTCGGCTTGCACCGGATTGGGCTCCCGCCGATAGCCGGCCTGCTGGTGACCGGCGCAATTGCCGGTCCGCACGGCCTCGGATTGATCGGCGACACCAACCGCATCGAGCAGATCGCCGAACTGGGCGTCATCCTGCTGTTGTTTGCGATCGGGCTGGAATTCTCCCTCTCGCGGCTGCGGTTCATCTGGAAGGCGGTCGCGGTCGGGGGCTCGCTGCAGGTCGGCATCACGACCGCGGCAACCCTGGCGATCCTGATGGCCGCCGGCGAAAGCGCCGAGCGCGGAATCGTTTTCGGCCTCGCGGTGGCGCTCTCCAGCACGGTGCTCGTGCTGCGGGTCCTGTCCGGGCGGGGCGAATTGGCCGCACCGCACGGCCGGTTCATCGTCGGCGCCCTGATCTTCCAGGACCTGCTGGTGATACCGCTCACCGTGCTGATTCCGGTGCTGGCCGGGACTTCGAGCCAGTACTTCCTGCTTGATGCTTCCTGGGCCATTGTCCGGGCCACGATCGTGGTCGTGGCCACCCTGGCGGTGGCCAAGTACCTGGTGCCGCGAATATTCCGCGCCGTCGACGCCACCCGCACGCGCGAGGTGTTCCTGCTCGCGATCGTGGCCGTTGCGCTCGGTTCGGCCTGGGGGATGAACCAGCTGGGGCTCTCGTTTGCGCTGGGCGCCTTCCTGGCCGGCATGCTGCTGGCCGACACCGATTACGGGCATCGTGCCACCAGCGACATCATTCCCCTGCGCGATGCGTTCGCGAGCTTTTTCTTCATCTCGCTGGGGATGATCTTCGACTGGCGAGTCCTCGTCGAATCGCCGGTGCTGGCCATCCTGATCGTCACCGGCCTGGTTTTCGGCAAGGCGCTGATCGCGTCGCTGGCTTCGCTGGCGATGCGGAACCCGGCCGGCGTCGCCTGGCGGTCCGGCATTCACCTTGCCCAATTCGGCGAGTTCGGTTACGTGGTCCTGCTGCTCGGTGCCAGCGCCGGTTTGATCGAATCCTCCGAGGTAAGCCTCATCGTCACGACCGGAGTGCTGAGCATCCTGCTGTCGCGGCTGCTGATGCACTGGGCGGGGGGACTGCACGCCGGGGAGGCGATGCTGCGCCCGCTCGCGCGGCTGCTGCGCGCCCGCGGCGTGGATGAAGCCACCCCCCGGGACTCGACGCTAAGCGACCATGTCGTGATCGCCGGGTACGGGGTCGCCGGACGACTGCTGGCGCAGACGCTGGACCAGGCCGGTTTTCCATATCTGGTGCTCGAACTCGACACCGAGAAAGTCCGGGCCGGCCGGGCCCGCGACGAACCGGTTTACTACGGCGACATTACCAGCCCGGAAGCCCAGGCCCACGCCCGGATCAAGTTCGCCCGCGTGATGGTCCTGCTCATCGATGATCCGTCCGCGATTCAGCGCGCCGTGGTGGCCGCCCATGCCGAGTCGCCGCAGCTGCCGATCCTGGCCCGGGCCCGGAACCTGCGCGAGCGCAACCAGCTGCTCCGGCTCGGCGCCGGCCACGTCGTCTGCGAGGAGCTCGAGAGCGGAGCCGAGATGGCCGCCTGCGTGCTCAAGACCCTGGGCCTGGAAGGCACGTCGATCCGCACCGAGCTGAGCCGCGCCCTGATCCTGACGCAGTCGGAGAACCTTACCGACATGACCGGATCGTGGATCGACTCGGCTGACCGCGAAACGCGCTAG